The segment GGGGGCGGGGCGGGGGCGGCCCCGGGGGCCCCCGGGGGTTGGGGGGGGCGGGGGCCCCCCGGGGCGCCTAGGCTCACCCTTCATGCCATTGACCGGAGAGTAGGCCGAACCCCGTCGCCTGGGTGCGTGAGCAGGTCGAGCGCTACCAGGCCAGCGGTGGCGCCGAGGCGAACACGTTGCGCGACACCGGGATCCCGATCATCTTGATCACCTGCCGGGGCCGCACGAGCGGCAAGTTGCGCACCTTCGCGCTGATGCGCGTGGAGCACGACGGCGAGTACGCCCTGGTGGCCTCCAAGGGCGGGGCGCCGGAGCACCCGGTCTGGTACCACAACCTGCTCGCCGCGCCCGACGAGGTCATGATCCAGGACGGGCCGGAGCCGTTCGACGTCCGGGTGCGCGAGCTGGACGGCGCCGAGCGCGAGCTCTGGTGGCACCGCTCGGTCGCGGTGTACCCGGCGTATGCCGAGTACCAGACCAAGACCGACCGGCAGATCCCGGTGTTGCTGGCCACCCGGGTCTGACCCGCGCAACCGGCGACGGAATCAGCTGCGCGACAACGTCTCGAGCCCGCGGACGCCGTCCGCCATCCGGTCGGCCGCGGCTGCCGCATCGTGGATGCTGCGGGCGATCTCGCTGATGGTCTCGTTCTGTTCGGTGACGGTCGAGGCCAGGGTGCTGTTCTGTTCCTGCAGTTCGCCCATGCTGGCCGAGATCTCACCGACCCGGGCCACGGCCTCGTCCACCTCGCGGCGGATCTCGGCCAGGGTGGCCCCGATCGCCTGCGCGTTCTTGCCCGACGCCTGGGCCAGGCCCTTGACCTCGTGGGCCACGACGGCGAAGCCCTTGCCCATCTCGCCGGCGCGAGCCGACTCGATGGTGGCGTTGAGCGCCAACAGGTTCGTCTGTTCGGCGATCCCCTGAATCACCTCGGACGCCGCCATGATCTGGCCGCTGGCGCTGGCCAACCGTCCCATCACCTCGGTGGCGACCCGGGCCAGGTCGGCCACGTGCCCGGTGATGCCGTCGGTGCGCTGCGCGGTCTGCGACAGCTCGGCGAGGCTGGCGGCCATCTGCTCCACCGCGGCCGCGAGGGTGCGGGTCTGATCGCTGACCCCAGTGGCCGATTCACTCAACTCCGCCGAGTGCTCGGCCAACTCGACCTGACGCTGCTCCCGAGCCGCCAGCGCCGCCTGTGCCTGTTCGGCCTGCTCGTGCTCGACCCGTTGCCGCTCCGCGGCGGCAACCTGCTCCAGCCGGGCGGCCTCCCGCTGATGCGTCTCGGTGTCACGCACCGCCTGATCGAGGCGAGCCCGCAGGGTGTGCATGAGTGAGGCCAGCCCCGCGAGCAACGGCAGCGCCGCCAGCGCGGTGAGGGACCCCGTGCGCCACCCCGAGGCGTTCACCATGGCAGCGGTGATCACCAACGACCCCAGCACGCTGACCCCGAGAATGTCAGCCCACTCGGCAGCGAGCCCGGTCCACACGAACAGCAGGACAGCCGTGCTGCACACGATCATCTCGACGCCATGGCTGGCCAGCGCCAGCGGCGTCAGGATGGCCGAGGCCAGGTAGGGCATGCTGCGCGGCAGCACAGGCGGCACGACGGCCCAGTCGATCCGCCACCGAGGCACCGAAGATCATGGCGATCAGGCCACCGGCGGTCCAGAGCGCCCGGCCCTGGGCAGCGAGCCACAACCCGCCGAGCAGGAAGGTGGCCCCGCAGGCCACCCACAAAAGGCCGAGCAACCGACCCGTGACCGTGAAATCGCTACCGGCCCCCTGGAGTACAGGTTCGCGTGGTGCAGTCACTGCTGGTTCTTCGGCAGGCCGCGACCCGATCTTGATCAGGCGCGGTCGAGCAATCGATCCAACCAGGCGAGCGTGCTGACCGTGTCGATGTGCTGCATGGCCCGAATCCCGAGCGCCGAGGCGGCCTCGACGTTCTCGCTCCGATCGTCGACGTAGGCCACCTCGCGGGCGGTGCAGCCCAACGCCTTCAACGTGTACTCGAACACCCGGGGATCGGGCTTGGCCAACCCCACTTCGTGCGAGTACACGATCGGGTCGAAGTCCTCCTGAAAGCGCAGCCGGCGCTCCTCCTCCCGCCGGGCGCCGTCGAAGGAGTTGCTCAGGATCGCCGTCCGGAACCGCGGCCGCAGCGAGCGAGCATAGCTGCGCACCATCTCGTTCGAGGTGCCGCAGTACCAGTCCCAGAAGTCCGCCATCCAGGCCTCGACCTGATCCGGCGTGAGGCTGAACCGGGTCGCGAGCTCGTCGGCCATGTGCCGCTCGGTGACCCGCCCCACCGCGAAGTCGACCGGGTCGTTCGCTGCGATGGCGTCGGCCAGGTCCTCGACCGGGACGCCGCTGCGCGCGTGCCACGCGTCGAGCAACCGCTCCACCGGCTCCTCGTGCACCAACACCGTGCCGACGTCGAAGATCACCGCGCGAATCGGGACCACGGTCATGATCCCGCCACGAAGCCCAGCAGGTCGTGTCGGGTCAGCACGCCCACGGGTTTGCCGTCGTCCACCACCATGAGAGCATCGGCGGTGCGCAGTGCCTCGCGGGCGGCGTCCACGCTCTCGCCGGTACCCACCAGCGGCAACGGAGCGCCCATGTGCCGCTCGACCGGGTCGGCCAACCCCGCCTTGCCGATGAACACGGCCTCGAGCAGGTCACGTTCGTTCACCGATCCAGCGACCTCGCCGGCCGTGATCGGCGGTTCGGCCTTGACCACCGGCATCTGCGAGACGTGGTCCTCCCGCAGGATCGAGATGGCATCGCGAATCGTCTCGGTGGGGTGGGTGTGCACCAATGCCGGCATACCGGTCGAGCCGTCAGAGCCCTTGGCGCGCAACACATCGGCCACGGTCACCGTGCCGTTGCGGTGCAGGAATCCATAGGATGCCATCCACTCGTCGTTGAAGATCTTGGAGAGATACCCGCGGCCGCCGTCCGGCAGTAGGACGACGACCACCGCGTCCGGCCCGGCCTCGGCGGCCACCTGCACGGCGGCGACCACCGCCATGCCACACGAGCCACCGACCAGCAGTCCCTCCTCGCGGGCCAGTCGCCGGGTCATGGCGAAGGAGTCGGCGTCCGAGACCGCGATGATCCGGTCCGGCACGGCCGGGTCGTAGGCGCTGGGCCAGAAGTCCTCGCCGACTCCCTCGACCAGGTAGGGCCGGCCGGTGCCGCCGGAATAGACCGAGCCCTCCGGGTCGACGCCGATCACCTGCACCGGCCCGGAGGCGCGCGCAGCCGAGACCTCCTTGAGGTAGCGGCCGGTGCCGGTGATGGTGCCGCCGGTGCCGACGCCGATCACGACGTGGGTCACCAGGCCGGCCGTGTCACGCCAGATCTCGGGCCCGGTGGTGGCGTAGTGGCTGGCCGGACCCTCGGGGTTGGAGTACTGATCCGGCTTCCAGGCGCCCTCGATCTCACGGGTCAGCCGGTCGGAGACCGAATAGTACGAATCGGGGTGATCCGGCGCCACGGCGGTCGGGCAGACCACGACCTGCGCGCCGTAGGCCTTCAGGACGTTGCGCTTGTCCTCGCTGACCTTGTCGGGGCAGACGAACACACACCGGTACCCCCGCTGTTGCGCCACCAGCGCCAGGCCCACCCCGGTGTTGCCGCTGGTCGGTTCGACGATGGTGCCGCCGGGGCGCAACCGGCCGTCCGCCTCCGGCAGCCTCGATCATGCGCAGCGCGATCCGGTCCTTCACCGAGCCGCCGGGATTGAGGTACTCCACCTTGGCCAGAACCAGCCCCGACGGGGGGTGATCGGCTGCCTGATCGCCGGATTCGTCGGCCATGACCCGATTCAGTCGCACCAAGGGGGTCTCACCCACCAGGTCGAGCACCGTCTGGGCATAACGCATCGTCGGCATACCGACATCCTGGCATCGCGCCAGGATCAGGGCGCGTCCGAATGAAGTCCGGGACGGTCGGCACGAACCGTGCCGACCACGGCTTACGGTGGCAGGGCAGATCGACATCACCATGCCCGCCACCGACCAGGTCGTCCACCCGAGCAGCAGAGCGAGGTCCGATGAGCCGAATCCGAGCAGCGCGCCGGATCGCCGCGACCGCGGCCTTCGGGGGCGGCGGCCTGGCCGGACTCGGCATGGCAGGCTTCGGCGTCCTGGTGGCCGAGGCCAAGCTCGCCCGGCGTCAGATCGGAACCCCCTACGGCAAGATCGGCCCCGAGGCCGACGGCCTGTACGGCGCCGGGTCGGGCGAACCGATCGACGTGGCCATGCTCGGCGACTCCAGTTCGGTGGGCCTGGGCGCCGACGACCCCCGGGCCACGCCGGGCGCGGTGATCGCCACCGGTCTGGCGGCCTTGTCGGGCCGGCCGGTGCGGCTGACCGTCGTGGGCGTCGTCGGCGCCGAGTCGGGTCAGCTCGACGCGCAGATCGACCGGCTGCTGCAGCGGATCCCGGCCCCCCACGTCGCCGTGATCTCGATCGGTGCGAACGACGTGACGCATCGCTTGGCCCCCGCGGTGTCGGTGCGCCACCTGGACGGCGCGGTGCGCCGGTTGCGGGCGCTGGGCACCGAGGTGGTGGTCGGCACGTGTCCCGATCTGGGCACCATCAAGCCGCTGGCCCAGCCGCTGCGTTTCGTCGCCCAGCGCTGGAGCCGCCGGCTCGCCGCGGCCCAGACCATCGTGGTGGTGGAGGCGGGCGGCCGCTCGGTCTCGCTCGGCGACCTGCTCGCCGACGACTTCAGTGCACGCCCGCACGAGATGTTCGCCGCCGACCGGTTCCACCCCTCCGAGGCCGGCTACGCCCGCCTGGCCGCGGTGCTGTTGCCCAGCGTCTGCGCGGCCATGGGCCTGATGCCGGACGGCGGACCGCAGCGTCCCGACGTCCGTCGTGGTGAGGGCGTGGACGACGTGGCGCACGCCGCCGTCCGGGCCGCAGCCTCGCCCGGCACCGAGGTGTCCGGCACCGAGATCGGTGGCGCTGCCCGTGGGCCGCGCGGCCGCTGGGCCGTGGTGTTGCGTCGGCGCCGCTCGGAGGTGCCCGAGCCGGCAGCCTCCGAACCAGACCCACCCACCCCCGGTGATCAGGCAATCCGTGCACATTCGGCCGACGCTCCCTGATCTAGGCTCACACCATGCCGGACGACTTCCTGGTGGCACACAACCCGGAACCAGACTCCCGGCTGCCCTACCTGATCCGGATCCCCCTGGGCACGGACGGCATCGTGCTGAAGGCCCGCGAGCTGTGGCCACGGGTGAGCAAGGTGTACTGCCACCGGGCTGACGGCTGGCCCGAGGACGCCGAGGTGATCGAGCGAGTGCCGACCCGATCGTGCGTTCGGCGCGGCGCGGCGATCGACCTGGTGCTCGACCGGGGCCGCGAGAACCGCTCGCAACTGGTGTTCACCCATGCTCGCGGCCGCGAGGCGATCTTCTGGCAGAGCGCCCGCACCGCCAAGCAGGCTCGTCCCGCCGTTCGCACCCCGAGTGCCCGGGCCGGCGGGCAGGCCGACGTCGAGATCCTGGTCGACGTGCACGAGCGCTACGCCTGGACGTTCTCCGAGACCCAGGCGACCACCGCCAAACGTGCTCTGCCGGCAGGTGACTACGCCATCGAGCGGGACGGCGTGGTGGTCGCCGCGGTGGAGCGCAAGTCGCTGGCCGACCTGGTCGCCACCCTGACCGGCGGCAAGATGCGCTACCTGCTGGCCGATCTCGCAGCGCTGCCTCACGCCGCAGTGGTGGTCGAGGATCGCTACTCGCAGGTGTTCGCCCTCGATCGCGTCCGCCCGGCCGTGGTGGCCGACGGCCTGGCCGAATGTCAGGCACGGTTCCCGTCGGTGCCGATCATCTTCGCCGAGACCCGAAAACTGGCCCAGCAGTGGACCTATCGATTCCTGGTGGCCTGCCGCGAGGACGCGAGCGCCGAGAGTCTGGTCGAGGCCCGGCTCGAGGACCTGGTCTCCGCCGGGCCGCTCGATCCCGGGCCGGCACTGCGCGCGCGGGTGGCGCGCGCCGTCCGGGATGCCTCGATCGGCCCCGACACCGCCGCCGTGCGCGCCTGGGCGCGCGAGCAGGGTCTGCCGGTGGCGGACCGGGGGCGCCTTCGCCCCGAGGTCATCGCGGCCTACCTGGCCCGCACGGAGTGAGGGTCGGGGGCCTCAGCCTGACGACAGCGCCCGGGCAAACGGCTCAGATCCGACCCGCCAGCTCGCGCAGCAGTACGAGGGCTGCGGCGATCTGGGTCGGCTGCTGTGCCCCGGCCACATCCTGCGCCAGCACCCTGACCTGGTCACCGAGGGCATGAGCCCCGAGAACCGGCACCGGACGGCGCTCGCGCCCTTCGGCATCGGCCCCGAGGTCGGCGAGCTGCTGAACCACCGACCGGATGTCGTCCAGAACGGCTGCCGCCGACGCCGATTCTCGCGCGGCCATCCGCGGACCGACCACCGCGAGCCGGTCGGCCAGACTCTCGGCCCGTCGCAGAACCTCACGGGTCACGCCCGCATCCGACCGCTCGGGTTCGGGTGCGCTCGGATCAGGGGTGGCAGCCATGGGGTCAGTCTGCCAAGTCACCTCGGCTCGGCCGGCGCCTCTGCCCCGAGGTCATCGCGGCCTACCTGGCCCGCACGGAATGAGGTAGCGAGCGGCCCACGTCCGGGTCGTCGACGGCACGGGTGAGCGGGACGATCTGCCACCAGGTGATGCACCGCAGCACCCACTCAGCAGGGCCGAAGCGGAAGCGGCTCAGCCGGGCGGCGCTGAACACGGCCTGCCCGATCAGGATGGCGACGGTGAGGAGCAGTGCGGTGCCCCAGCTGGCCGAGTCGCGCAGCCCCAGCAAGGGGCCGACGGTCAGCACGAGAACGGTGGCGCCCAGGTAGTTGGTCAGCGCCATCCTGCCGAGCGGTTCCAGGATGGCCGACACCGCGCGCCGCGCCGGGCCACGCAGCACGAGCAGCAGCACGGCGCAGCTGTAGGCCACTGCGGTGATGATCCCGGCCGCGGCGGCGACGGTCTCCGCCAGCTTCTGGGTCGACCACATCAGGTCGCGCTGCCACCAGGTGGCAGCCACGGCCACCGGAGCGCTGAGCACCAGCGTGACGGCCAGCGCACGTGTGCAGATCGAGGAGTGAACGATGCCGCTGCGGGCCAGCGCCAGCCCGATGAGGAACAGGCCGGGGATGATCACCAATCCACCACCGAAGACGGCGATCCCGCCGCCGAGCAGCAGCAACCCGCCCGTGGCGATCAGGCTGGTGGTCGCTGCGGTCGTGGGCAGCAAGGTGGCCGGCAGCAACACGACCAGGCCGATGGCGGCATAGGGCACCAACGCCTCACCAGGGTGGACGACCTGATGGGCGGCGCCGATCGCGCCGAGGGCCAGTAACCGACGCACCAGCAGCCACCGCGCGGGTGAGCCGACCGCGCGGTCGCCCCGTTCAGGAAGATCGCGAAGCTGATTCCGAACAGCAGAGAGAAGATCGGGAAGAACCGTTGATGAGCGGTCAACTCGAGCGCCTCAGCGATGGGGTGGTACTGCCGAAGGCCGGAGCTGACCTCCATGCGCAACAGGCCGGGCAGGTTCGTCACGAGGATGCCGCACAGGGCGAAGCCGCGTAGGGCGTCCACGGCACCGATCCGCGATGCGCGGCCGGGGCGGAGACGGGTCTCGGAGGCGGTGGTGTGAGCCATGCCTCGATCTTGGCGACGGGTCGAGTTCGCCGCCTCGGCCGGGCGATCGAGCGCCATCGGCCGAATGGCCGATCCTGCTCAGTCGCCTCGGACCACGCCGTGTCGCCAGGCCCAGGCGGCGATCTCGACCCGGTTGCGCACCCCCAGCTTGGCCTGGACGTTGCCCAGGTGGGTCTTCACCGTCGACAGCGACACGTACAGCGCGTCGCAGATCTCGTGGTTGGTCCGACCGACCGCCACCAGCCGGACGACGTCCAGTTCCCGTTCGCTGAGCGCGCCACCGGCAGCACCGGCACCGGCAGGGCTGTACTGGTCGGTGGGCGGGCCGATCGGCTGCAGTCGCTGCAACAACCGGACGGTCACGGCAGGTGAGATCAGGGCGTCCCCCCGGGCCGCCGCCCGGACCGCCTCGATCAGCAGGTTGGGGCCGGCGTCCTTGAGCAGAAAGCCGCAGGCACCGTTGCGCAGGGCACCCTCGAGGTAATCGTCCTGATCGAAGGTCGTGACCACCACGACGGGGATCGGGTCGACCACGCCCGGGCCGGCCAGCAGCCGGGTGACCTCCAGGCCGTCCAGGGCCGGCATGCGCACATCGACCAGGCACACGTCCGGCCGCAGCCGGCGAGCCGCTGCGACGCAGGCGGCCCCGTCGCCGACCTCACCGACCACCTCGAGGTCGGGCTGTGCGGCCAGGATCAAGCGAAAACCCATCCGGACCATCTCTTGGTCGTCGGCGATCAGCACCCGAGTTGGGGTCCGGTCCATGACCGTGATGGTGTCACGCACTGCGGCGAACCCTGTTTCACCGTCGTGGCGTGGCTAGCCTGGCGTTCGTGGACCTCGCCCGTGCCTCGGCACCGACCCGCAGCGGCGCCGCCCGGGCGACGGTGATCGGCGCGGCCGCCGGGCTCGTGCTGGTGTGGCTCGTCGATCTGCTGTCGCTGTCCGGGACGCCGCACCGCGGGCTCTGGTGGCTCCCGGCAGCGACCGGCCCGGTGGCCGTGGCCTACCTGATGGTCACCCGACGGCGGGCCTGGCTCGAATGGTCGGCGCTGCTGTTGGCCACGGCATCCCTGGGCCTGACGGCACTGACCGGGTACACCGGCTGGGCGTATGCCAGTTGGAGCCTGGTCGAGATGTTCTGTCTGTGGGCTCTGCTGGTGCGCCTGGCCCGTTCCGGGCACCCGCCGGCACGGGCTCTGGTGTTTGCCCTGCTGCTGTCCCTGGCGGTGATCGCCCTGCCGGTTCGCACCGGCCTGGGTGTCGGATCCGACGTCCTGACCTTCGCGTTCCTGCTGACCCTGGTCACCGCGGCCATCGCCGGGACGGCGACCTATCTGCGCACGATGGACGACCGTCGACGCCGGGCGCTCACCCAGGTGCGGCAGGCCGAACGCCTGCAGCTCGCCCGAGACCTGCACGATCTCGTCGCGCACCACGTCACCGGGATCGTGGTGCAGGCGCAGGCCGCCCGCACCATCCAGGCCCAGTCACCCGATCAGATCGAGCCGATCCTGGCCCGGATCGAGCACGCCGGGCTGGAGACGCTGCAGTCGATGCGCCAACTGGTCGGCGTGCTGCGGACCGAGGACTCGGCGTCACAGGTGCGTCGCGGTGACCTCCTGGTCGACCTCGCCGAACTGACCGCGGCCGCCGCGCGCAACGGGGGGCCGGGGGCACAGCTCGACGTCGACCACGCAGTCCGGTCGCTCCACCTGACCGAGCCGATGTGCGCGACCGTGATCCGCGTCGTGCAAGAGGGCCTGACCAATGCGCGCCGTCACGCCCCGGGCAGTCCCGCTCGGGTCGCCTTGACAGTGCGGGCAGACCAGTTGTCCGTCGAGGTGCGCAACCCGACCCGGCCTGGACGCGCGGGACCACCGATCGGTGGCCGCGGCGGGTTCGGCCTGATCGGGCTGCGCGAACGCGTCGAGGCCGTCGGCGGCAGGTTGCAGGCAGGTCCCGACGGCGAGCGTGAGTGGGCCCTGATCGCCACCCTGCCGCTCACGCCATCGCCCACCTGACCGTCGTCCAGAGCCGTTGCCGCCGAAGCGGATCCCGCGCGGCCTGGCGCACCAGATCGAATGCCGCGGTCACGTACCCCTGCGCGTGTGGCGGTAGGTGGTGGCCGCCGCGACCAGCGCCCGGAACAGGCTCATGTCCTGGCCCACCTCGGGGTGCCACTGCACGCCGACGCAGAACGGCAGCGCCGGGTCCTCGGCGGCCTCGATGAGACCGTCCGGGGTCCAGGCGGTGGCGACCAGGCCGTCGGCGAGACGGTCGATGCCCTGGTGGTGGTAGGCCGGAACCCCTTCCAGCGCAGTGCGTCCCAGTGCCTGCGCCAACCGGCTGCCATCGGCGACCTTGATCGGGTGGGTGCCGTAGATCCCCGCACCGGGTGATCCGTCGTGGTCGCCCAGCACGTCGGGCAGGTGCTGGTGCAGCGTGCCGCCGCGGGCGATGTTCAGCACCTGCAGGCCCCGGCAGATGGCCAGCACCGGCAGCTCACCGGTGATGGCCTCGGCCAGCAGCCCCAGCTCCGCGGCGTCCCGATCGGGTTGCGAGGGTTGGGTGTTGGCGTCGCGAGCAGCGCCGTAGCGGACCGGGTCGACGTCCGGCCCCCCGATCAGCAGCAGCGCGTCGAGCCTTTCGAGCACCGGCTCGATCAGCCCCGGCAGCGGCGGCAACAACACCGGGATGCCACCCGCGCCGACAACAGCGTCCACGTAGGCCCGCGGCACCAGCACGGCATCGGTGTCCCAGACCCCCCATCGGGCCGGCACCGCGTAGGCGCTCAGCCCGATGACGGGGGCTCGCGACGGCCCGTCAGAGGGGCGTGACATACGCACCCGTGATGCCGCCGTCCACCAGGAAGTTGCTCGCCGTGATGAAACTGGCGTCGTCGCTGGCCAGGAAGGCCACCGCGGCGGCCATCTCCTCGGGTTGGCCGAACCGGCCCATCGGCACGTGCACCAGCCGGCGCTGGGCGCGCTCCTCGTCCTTGGCGAACAGCTCCATCAGCAGCGGGGTGGCCACCGGGCCGGGCGAGAGCGCGTTGACCCGCACGCCCTCGCGCGCGAACTGGACGCCGAGCTCGCGGGTCATCGCCAGCACGCCGCCCTTGCTGGCGGTGTAGCTGATCTGCGAGGTCGCCGCCGCCAGCGTCGCCACGAACGAGGCGGTGTTGATGATCGAGCCCTTCTTCCGGCTTCGAGCATGTACGGCAGCACGGCCTTGCAGCCGAGGTAGACCGAGGTCAGGTTGACGTCCTGCACCCGGCGCCAGGCCTCGATCCCGGTGGTCAGGATCGAGTCGTCGTCGGGGGCGAGATGCCCGCGTTGTGGAACGCCACGTCGACCTGGCCGTAGGCCTTGACCGTCTCGGCGTACATCCGCTCGTTGTCCTCGGGGCTGGTCACGTCGACCTGGATGAACAGGCCGTCGAGCTCCTTGGCGAGGGCCTCGCCGGCCTCGGGGTTGACGTCGGCGATGACGACGGTGGCGCCCTCGGCGGCCAGCCGGCGCGCGCTGGCGGCACCGATGCCGCTCGCGCCTCCGGTGATCAGCGCGACGCGGTTCTCGAAGCGGTTCAGCGGTTCTCCTTTGTTCGCTGGCTCTCGTCGTGATCAGTCGTGGGCGAAGAAGACGTTCTTGGTCTCGGTGAACGCGGCCAGTGCGTCCGGGCCGAGCTCGCGACCCAGACCCGACTGCTTGAAGCCGCCGAACGGCGTGGCGTACCGCACCGAGGAGTGCGAGTTCACCGACAGGTTGCCCGACTCCACCCCGCGCGCGACTCGCAGCGCGCGGCCGACGTCGCGGGTCCAGATCGAGCCGCTCAGGCCGTACTCGGTGTCGTTGGCCAGTTCGATCGCCTCGGCCTCGTCGCGGAACGGCATCACGGCCACCACCGGGCCGAACACCTCCTCGCGCCACACCTTGTCCTGGGCCGAGCGGGGCAGGACGACGGTCGGCGGGTACCAGAAGCCCGCACCGTCCGGCGCCGAGCCCCGGAACGCGATGTCGACCGGCTCGGTGGCGTTCTCGACGTAGGAGCGCACCGTCTCGCGGTGGGCCGCCGAGATCAGCGGCCCCATCTCGGCGTCCGCCTCACCCGGCGAGGTGACCTTGACCCCGGCGACGGCGGGCTCGAGCAACCCGAGGAACGTCTCGTACACGCTGGCCTCGACCAGGATGCGCGACCGGGCGCAGCAGTCCTGACCGGCGTTGTCGAACACCCCGTAGGCGCGGTGGCGGCGGCCTTCCCCGAGGTCGCTGTCGGCGAAGACGATGTTCGCGCTCTTGCCGCCCAACTCGAGCGTGACCCGCTTGACCCTGCGACATCGCCTGGGCGGCGAGCCGGGTGCCGACCTCGGTGGACCCGGTGAACACGAGCTTGCGCACCAGCGGGTTGTCGACGAATCGCTGCCCCACCCGCCGCCCTTGCCCGGCAGCACCTGGAACACGTCCGCCGGGATGCCCGCCCCGAGGGCCGGGCGCCGAGCCGGATCGCGGTCAACGGGGTGAGCTCGGCCGGTTTTGAGCACCACGGTGCAGCCCGCGGCCAACGCCGGTGCGAAGCCCCAGCCGGCGATGGGCATCGGGAAGTTCCACGGCACGATCACGCCGACGACGCCGATCGGTTCGCTGAAGGTGACGTCGAGGCCCGCCGGCGACCGGGATCTGCTTGCCGAACAACCGCCTCGGGCGCCGCCGAGTAATAGGCCAGCACGTCCCGGACGTTGCCCGCCTCCCAGCGGGCGTTACCCAGGGTGTGGCCGGCACCGGCGACCTCGAGGGCCGCCAACTCGTCGACGTGGGCGTCGACGACGTCCGCGAACCGCCGCAACAACCGCCCCCGGTCGGCCGGAGCCACCGCCCGCCACGCCGGCCAGGCCGCGTGCGCCCGGGCAATAGCGGCGTCGGTGGCCGCGCCGTCCAACTGGGTGACGGTGGCCG is part of the Kineosporiaceae bacterium genome and harbors:
- a CDS encoding nitroreductase family deazaflavin-dependent oxidoreductase: MREQVERYQASGGAEANTLRDTGIPIILITCRGRTSGKLRTFALMRVEHDGEYALVASKGGAPEHPVWYHNLLAAPDEVMIQDGPEPFDVRVRELDGAERELWWHRSVAVYPAYAEYQTKTDRQIPVLLATRV
- a CDS encoding HAD-IA family hydrolase; translated protein: MTVVPIRAVIFDVGTVLVHEEPVERLLDAWHARSGVPVEDLADAIAANDPVDFAVGRVTERHMADELATRFSLTPDQVEAWMADFWDWYCGTSNEMVRSYARSLRPRFRTAILSNSFDGARREEERRLRFQEDFDPIVYSHEVGLAKPDPRVFEYTLKALGCTAREVAYVDDRSENVEAASALGIRAMQHIDTVSTLAWLDRLLDRA
- a CDS encoding SGNH/GDSL hydrolase family protein; this encodes MSRIRAARRIAATAAFGGGGLAGLGMAGFGVLVAEAKLARRQIGTPYGKIGPEADGLYGAGSGEPIDVAMLGDSSSVGLGADDPRATPGAVIATGLAALSGRPVRLTVVGVVGAESGQLDAQIDRLLQRIPAPHVAVISIGANDVTHRLAPAVSVRHLDGAVRRLRALGTEVVVGTCPDLGTIKPLAQPLRFVAQRWSRRLAAAQTIVVVEAGGRSVSLGDLLADDFSARPHEMFAADRFHPSEAGYARLAAVLLPSVCAAMGLMPDGGPQRPDVRRGEGVDDVAHAAVRAAASPGTEVSGTEIGGAARGPRGRWAVVLRRRRSEVPEPAASEPDPPTPGDQAIRAHSADAP
- a CDS encoding Lsr2 family protein; this encodes MPDDFLVAHNPEPDSRLPYLIRIPLGTDGIVLKARELWPRVSKVYCHRADGWPEDAEVIERVPTRSCVRRGAAIDLVLDRGRENRSQLVFTHARGREAIFWQSARTAKQARPAVRTPSARAGGQADVEILVDVHERYAWTFSETQATTAKRALPAGDYAIERDGVVVAAVERKSLADLVATLTGGKMRYLLADLAALPHAAVVVEDRYSQVFALDRVRPAVVADGLAECQARFPSVPIIFAETRKLAQQWTYRFLVACREDASAESLVEARLEDLVSAGPLDPGPALRARVARAVRDASIGPDTAAVRAWAREQGLPVADRGRLRPEVIAAYLARTE
- a CDS encoding DUF418 domain-containing protein; protein product: MRRLLALGAIGAAHQVVHPGEALVPYAAIGLVVLLPATLLPTTAATTSLIATGGLLLLGGGIAVFGGGLVIIPGLFLIGLALARSGIVHSSICTRALAVTLVLSAPVAVAATWWQRDLMWSTQKLAETVAAAAGIITAVAYSCAVLLLVLRGPARRAVSAILEPLGRMALTNYLGATVLVLTVGPLLGLRDSASWGTALLLTVAILIGQAVFSAARLSRFRFGPAEWVLRCITWWQIVPLTRAVDDPDVGRSLPHSVRAR
- a CDS encoding response regulator transcription factor, translating into MDRTPTRVLIADDQEMVRMGFRLILAAQPDLEVVGEVGDGAACVAAARRLRPDVCLVDVRMPALDGLEVTRLLAGPGVVDPIPVVVVTTFDQDDYLEGALRNGACGFLLKDAGPNLLIEAVRAAARGDALISPAVTVRLLQRLQPIGPPTDQYSPAGAGAAGGALSERELDVVRLVAVGRTNHEICDALYVSLSTVKTHLGNVQAKLGVRNRVEIAAWAWRHGVVRGD
- a CDS encoding two-component sensor histidine kinase yields the protein MASLAFVDLARASAPTRSGAARATVIGAAAGLVLVWLVDLLSLSGTPHRGLWWLPAATGPVAVAYLMVTRRRAWLEWSALLLATASLGLTALTGYTGWAYASWSLVEMFCLWALLVRLARSGHPPARALVFALLLSLAVIALPVRTGLGVGSDVLTFAFLLTLVTAAIAGTATYLRTMDDRRRRALTQVRQAERLQLARDLHDLVAHHVTGIVVQAQAARTIQAQSPDQIEPILARIEHAGLETLQSMRQLVGVLRTEDSASQVRRGDLLVDLAELTAAAARNGGPGAQLDVDHAVRSLHLTEPMCATVIRVVQEGLTNARRHAPGSPARVALTVRADQLSVEVRNPTRPGRAGPPIGGRGGFGLIGLRERVEAVGGRLQAGPDGEREWALIATLPLTPSPT
- a CDS encoding gamma-glutamyl-gamma-aminobutyrate hydrolase family protein, whose amino-acid sequence is MSRPSDGPSRAPVIGLSAYAVPARWGVWDTDAVLVPRAYVDAVVGAGGIPVLLPPLPGLIEPVLERLDALLLIGGPDVDPVRYGAARDANTQPSQPDRDAAELGLLAEAITGELPVLAICRGLQVLNIARGGTLHQHLPDVLGDHDGSPGAGIYGTHPIKVADGSRLAQALGRTALEGVPAYHHQGIDRLADGLVATAWTPDGLIEAAEDPALPFCVGVQWHPEVGQDMSLFRALVAAATTYRHTRRGT